GCAGTCCGGAAAATCGGTAGGGTGCACGGAAGAAGAGATGGAGAGCCTGTTCCGGGAAGTCCTGAAGGCTATTTACGCGAAGTAAGGGAGTGATTCATACATGGAACCCATAGCAATCCAGCTGAACGGCGTATCTAAAATGCGAAAACGCAGAGTTATTGGCCCGATTGATCTGAGCATCCCGGAAGGGTATGTAGTGGCCATTCTCGGTCACAATGGTTCAGGCAAAAGCACACTACTTAACATGCTACAGCAAGTGGTGCTGCCAGATGCTGGGCAGATTATATGGTTTGGTCAGGAACATGATGGGCCACTTCCCATTGAACTGAGACAACAGATTGGTTTTGTGGCAGATAACGCTGGTTCGGAAGAGAACCGGATAACAGCACAGGAAGCAGCTCATTTCCGTGCATACTGGTACCCGCGATGGGATATGAAGTTGTTCGATCAACTGATTCGCGATATGGAAGTACCCGTTGATGTGAAGCTGAACAAGATGTCCAAGGGAGAACGGCGAAAATTTGAGATTGCAGCTGCAATTGCAGCTCGCCCAAGACTCTTGCTTCTGGATGAGCCTTCGTCAGGACTGGACCCCTTTGCCTGGAAAGTGATGGTTGAGCAGTTCCGTACCTTCATGGCTGAGGGGGACACCACGATTCTGATTGCTACGCATATTGCAGACGAAGTCAAAAGACTTGCGGATTACATCGTATTGATGCACCGTGGTCAGTCGCTGGGGATGGCCGAGAAAGATATGGTGCTCGATCAGTGGAAAGAAGTCTGGTATGAAGGAGACTTAAGGCCAGAGAGTATCCCTGGTGTTGTGGAATCTTCTTTGGAAGAAAGAGGTCTAGTTCGTGTCATTACAACCCGGGTCAGCGAAGCGCAGGAGAGGCTGGAGCTCGCGAATAACCGAGTATTGAAAATCCGTAACTTGGAATTAGATGAAGTGCTGGCGTTCTGGATTGCCGGGTATGCACCCGTACAGTGGAAATAATCGAAGGGGGACGATAAATGATGAACCGATTGGAATTGAAGCAAGTCGTCAAGCAATATGCTGACAAAACAGCCGTTAATGGAGTTACGCTCAATGTAAAAGAAGGGGAGATTTACGGACTGCTCGGAGCCAATGGTGCAGGCAAAACAACAACGATGCGCATGGTGCTTGGACTTATTCACCCGGACGGGGGGAATATCCTGTACAACGGCAAGCCTTACAATACGGAGCTACAACAGATTATGGGTTATCTTCCGGAAGAACGCGGATTGTACCCGAAGGTGAAAGTCAGCGAACAGATTAATTATCTGGCACGGCTTCGTGGCATGAATGGTAAGGATGCAGATCAAAGTCTCAAATACTGGTTGGATCGGTTCGAAGTTCCGGAATATTACGATAAGAAGATTGAGGAGTTATCCAAAGGTAATCAGCAGAAGATGGGCTTTATTGCAGCTGTAGTGCATAGACCGCAGATTCTCATTCTGGATGAAGCGTTCAGCGGACTGGATCCTGTGAATGTGGAATTACTCAAATCCACTGTCAAGGAATTGCGTGATGAAGGTACAGCTATTCTGTTCTCGACACACCGCATGGAACACGTTGAAGAGTTGTGTCGCCAGATCACCATTCTGCATCGTTCCAACACGGTGGTACAAGGCGAGATCAAGGAGATTAAGAGCCGTTATCCACGTGAGCAGGTATTCCTGGGTACAGTTGGAAGTGTGGAGGGGCTAGAGCAATTGTCTGGTGTGAAGAAAGTCGAGCGGAATGAGCGCGGGTACCTGATGCATATTAGTCAGGTGGAAGCTGCTCAAGAGATTTTGAGAACAGCCATGACTCAGACGACAGTGGAACACTTTGAACTGAAGGAACCAACGCTTAACCAAATCTTTATTCGTGAGGTAGGTGAGTCGAATGAATAAAATGGGAACGATTACGGGTTTTACATTTAAAAACAAAGTTAAAACGAAATCATTCATGGTGACAACCATTGTACTTGCACTTTTAATTTCTATCGGACTCAATGTTCCATATTTCATTACCTTATTCAATGGGGGTTCCATTGGCGGAGCTTCAAGTAGCAATCCTGTAAATATTGGTCTCCTGAGCACTGGGCAGCCAGAAGTTTCCGAGAAACTGGAGAGTTTCTCGGCGGCGCAAGGAGATCAGGCCTATCGATTCATTGCTAGTGGAGACAAGGATGAAGCGGCTCTTGCAGCGGATGCAGAAGCAGGGCTTACCGATGGCTATCTGAAGTTTGAACCGGTTGCTGGACAGGAGTTCCCACAGCCCATTCTCTATTCAGCAGAAGACGTATCACCTCAGATCATTGCATCCATTGAAGCTGCATTGCAGAGTGTGAAGTTGGATGTGGTTGTGAAGGATGTACTCACGGCGGAGCAGAAGGAACTGATTACAACACCTGTGAAGCTCACCGAGCAAAGCTTGAGTACAGATGGAAGTGGAGCTGGTGCTGAGTCAGAAGGTGCGATGAGCCCGATTAACTATATTGTGGTGTACTTGCTGATCATCCTACTGTTCACCTCGACGATGATGACAGGCAACATGATTGCCTCTGAGATCACAGCTGAGAAGAGCTCGCGTATTATGGAGATTCTGATTACGAGTGTATCACCGCTCAGTCAGATGTTTGGTAAAATCATCGGGATCTTCATGGTAGGGATGCTGCAAATTGGAATCTTCGGAGCAGTGGTTGCCGGAAATATCTTGTTACCGCATAACCGTGCAGTGTTAGGTGATTTCAATATGAATCTGAGTGATGTGAATATTGCGGTTATTGTGTACGGACTCATATTCTACATTCTGGGTTACTTCCTGTATGCCGTGTTGTTCGCTGCCATTGGCTCAATGGTAAGCCGTACTGAAGAGCTGGGTCAGGCTGTTCTGCCAATTACGATGCTGTCGCTTGTATCCTTCTATATTGCAATCTTCAGTATTTCTACGCCGAACATTCTGTTGTTGAAAATCGCAAGCTTTATTCCATTCACGTCGCCGACCGCGATTCTGGTACGAATCGGTGCGGGAGTTGCACCGACTTGGGAGGTTTTAACTTCATTAGCGATTCTCATTGTATCCATTATCATCTTCGGATGGCTTGCAGCCAAAATCTATCGCACAGGTGTGCTGATGTACGGTAAACGTCCGACCTTTAAGGAATTGTTTAAAGCCATGAAGGCTTATAAGATCTAAGTTGAGTGTTTGAAGGGGATGATAGAGTGCTGCTTCGTTTGTGGAGTGGCACCAATTCTCACTTTATCCGTAGTATCTGAAGATGTCCATTCTGTTAAAATGGGTTGGCAAATAAATGTACTAAAGGAGAATACATAATATGAAGAATTGGAAAAGCACGCTCTTATCTCTTACCATCTCGGTAGGCTTGCTCGCATCTGCGGTACCGGCTATGGCTGCTCCACAAGAAACTTCCGTCAAGGTCAATGACCAGGCAGTGAAATATGCTACAGGAGCACCAATCCTGGATAAAGGTACAACCATGGTTCCATTGCGGACTACGCTGGATGCTATGGACGTGAAGCTAACAACTGCGACAGATGATACGATCACGGCTGTGATCGATGGCAAAACAATTACACTCAAAAGTAAACTTACACGGATCAACGGTGTAACGTATGCTCCAATCCGCATTGTCGGTGATGCAGCGGGTTATGAAGTTCGCTGGGATGCTGCAACGCGCACAGTGCTGTTGGTATCCAAAGGTGGAGCAACGGAAACTGTCCAAACGGGTGGACGTGGCTTCATGTGGGAAGTGGAAAGCAATGGCAACACGGTCTATCTGGTAGGGTCCATGCATATTGCGGATGAGAGCTTCTATCCATTGCGTCCGGAGTTTGAGGAAGCATTTGCGGAAGCCGACTATCTTGGGGTAGAGATTGATATTAGCAAAGCCGCTGACGAAGAGCAGCAAAAGCTGGTTCTAAGCCTGGGTTCATATCAGGATGGAACAACGCTGAAAGACCACATTTCCAGTGAAACGTATACTAAGCTGGGCGATGTATTGAAGAAAAATGGTCTAGAGCCTAATGCTTTGGATGCATTTAAGCCGTGGGTAGTAGAAAGCACACTCGCAAGTTTGAAGTCCACAACGGCAGGATACGAAGCGTCAGCAGGAGTGGATCTGTATTTCATCCAGAAAGCGATCGAGCGCAAACTCCCAGTTATTGAGTTAGAGAGTTATCAATCTCAACTTGGCATGTTTAACGACTTTTCCAAAGAAACACAAGAGGAAACATTGAAAACAACAATTGAAAACTTCGACGTGTTGGATAACAGTGTGAAAGAAATGGCTGAGATGTGGAAAACGGGTAATGACGAGCAACTGCTTGAACTGACAAACAGCTTCTCCACTAACGAGGAATATAACAAAGCAATGCTGGTTGATCGTAACATTGGTATGGCGGACAAAATCGATGGTTATCTGAAAAACGGCAAAGGCGAGGAGTATTTCATTGTTGTTGGCGCGGCACACTACCTGGGCGATCACGGCATCGTGAAACTGCTTGAGGATAAAGGATATAGCGTAGAACGTAAATAAATATAGATCACTATAGAAGGTAACCCTTTCGTCTCGAATAAGAGAGTTGAGAGGGTTACCTTCTTATATATAGAAGAAGGACAGATTAGATAGTGAAGATCAAGTGCATGGATAATACTATTGAACTTATGATTACATTGGAGATTCAAGGTCCTTAAAAGGGATAGATTGTAGAATTAATATTTTTATAAATTAACTCTTTACAAGTACGTGTGCTGCATGGTATATTCTATTTCCGGCCAAAAAAACACGAGATACACGGTGCGGCAAGCGAATGAAATAAGCTTCGAAAGAAACTTAAAAAAAGAGCTTGCAAAGTTGGTTCGGACATGATATTATATAAGAGTTGCTGAAGAGAACGACATTCGGTAGCAAAACAAGTTTGATCTTTGAAAACTGAACAACGAGTGAGTAAACATTCTGCTTGCAGAATGAACGCGAAAGGTCGAAGCAAGCCTTGGCTTGGATCGACTGGAGCATAAATGAGATTTTTAATCTCGTCAGATTCAAAATGAGCTTATCGCTCTTTTCAATACTTTATTGGAGAGTTTGATCCTGGCTCAGGACGAACGCTGGCGGCATGCCTAATACATGCAAGTCGAGCGGACTTGAAGAGAAGCTTGCTTCTCTGATGGTTAGCGGCGGACGGGTGAGTAACACGTAGGCAACCTGCCCTCAAGTTTGGGACAACTACCGGAAACGGTAGCTAATACCGAATAGTTGTTTTCTTCGCCTG
The window above is part of the Paenibacillus sp. 1781tsa1 genome. Proteins encoded here:
- a CDS encoding ABC transporter ATP-binding protein; its protein translation is MNRLELKQVVKQYADKTAVNGVTLNVKEGEIYGLLGANGAGKTTTMRMVLGLIHPDGGNILYNGKPYNTELQQIMGYLPEERGLYPKVKVSEQINYLARLRGMNGKDADQSLKYWLDRFEVPEYYDKKIEELSKGNQQKMGFIAAVVHRPQILILDEAFSGLDPVNVELLKSTVKELRDEGTAILFSTHRMEHVEELCRQITILHRSNTVVQGEIKEIKSRYPREQVFLGTVGSVEGLEQLSGVKKVERNERGYLMHISQVEAAQEILRTAMTQTTVEHFELKEPTLNQIFIREVGESNE
- a CDS encoding ABC transporter permease, whose amino-acid sequence is MNKMGTITGFTFKNKVKTKSFMVTTIVLALLISIGLNVPYFITLFNGGSIGGASSSNPVNIGLLSTGQPEVSEKLESFSAAQGDQAYRFIASGDKDEAALAADAEAGLTDGYLKFEPVAGQEFPQPILYSAEDVSPQIIASIEAALQSVKLDVVVKDVLTAEQKELITTPVKLTEQSLSTDGSGAGAESEGAMSPINYIVVYLLIILLFTSTMMTGNMIASEITAEKSSRIMEILITSVSPLSQMFGKIIGIFMVGMLQIGIFGAVVAGNILLPHNRAVLGDFNMNLSDVNIAVIVYGLIFYILGYFLYAVLFAAIGSMVSRTEELGQAVLPITMLSLVSFYIAIFSISTPNILLLKIASFIPFTSPTAILVRIGAGVAPTWEVLTSLAILIVSIIIFGWLAAKIYRTGVLMYGKRPTFKELFKAMKAYKI
- a CDS encoding ABC transporter ATP-binding protein, coding for MEPIAIQLNGVSKMRKRRVIGPIDLSIPEGYVVAILGHNGSGKSTLLNMLQQVVLPDAGQIIWFGQEHDGPLPIELRQQIGFVADNAGSEENRITAQEAAHFRAYWYPRWDMKLFDQLIRDMEVPVDVKLNKMSKGERRKFEIAAAIAARPRLLLLDEPSSGLDPFAWKVMVEQFRTFMAEGDTTILIATHIADEVKRLADYIVLMHRGQSLGMAEKDMVLDQWKEVWYEGDLRPESIPGVVESSLEERGLVRVITTRVSEAQERLELANNRVLKIRNLELDEVLAFWIAGYAPVQWK
- a CDS encoding TraB/GumN family protein, with product MKNWKSTLLSLTISVGLLASAVPAMAAPQETSVKVNDQAVKYATGAPILDKGTTMVPLRTTLDAMDVKLTTATDDTITAVIDGKTITLKSKLTRINGVTYAPIRIVGDAAGYEVRWDAATRTVLLVSKGGATETVQTGGRGFMWEVESNGNTVYLVGSMHIADESFYPLRPEFEEAFAEADYLGVEIDISKAADEEQQKLVLSLGSYQDGTTLKDHISSETYTKLGDVLKKNGLEPNALDAFKPWVVESTLASLKSTTAGYEASAGVDLYFIQKAIERKLPVIELESYQSQLGMFNDFSKETQEETLKTTIENFDVLDNSVKEMAEMWKTGNDEQLLELTNSFSTNEEYNKAMLVDRNIGMADKIDGYLKNGKGEEYFIVVGAAHYLGDHGIVKLLEDKGYSVERK